In Castanea sativa cultivar Marrone di Chiusa Pesio chromosome 6, ASM4071231v1, a single window of DNA contains:
- the LOC142641542 gene encoding G-type lectin S-receptor-like serine/threonine-protein kinase At4g27290 has product MEMNSFMFQVTILLLLFSSCTNAADSITQSQTVSEGRTLVSAGGSFELGFFSPGTSNNRYLGIWYKNIPVTTVVWVANRSNPIKDLSGVLMINSTGNLVILSHNTSIVWYTNSTKQASNPVVQLLDTGNLVLRDGNDGNSGNYLWQSFDYPSDTLLPGMKLGWDLKSGLDRTLSAWKNWDDPSPGDFTWGIELHDNPEAVMWKGSVEYYSSGPWNGLGFSGAPDLRPNPVFEFNFVSNENEAYYEYHHIDKSIISRMVMNQTNYSRQRFIWVEADSTWSLYASVPRDNCDSYNLCGAYGSCIIGDSPICQCMKGFLPKSQETWNPENWSQGCIRRTQLSCQDKDKDGFLKFGGLKLPDARNSWVSKNMSLEECRIKCLNNCSCMAYTNSDIRGGGSGCAIWYGDLIDIRQISDGGQDLYVRMPASELGVAKKELKTRVVVIIAVAIVAAIVSGMFIIAYLICKSRTKFKEKMENSVIIDRRIESQKEELELPFFDLATIEKATDNFSSKYKLGEGGFGPVYKGTLIDGQEIAVKRLSQSSGQGLNEFINEVQLIAKLQHRNLVRLLGCCIEAEEKMLIYEYMANKSLDSFIFDQARGKILPWSRRFHIINGIARGLLYLHEDSRLRIIHRDLKASNVLLDSEMNPKISDFGLARTFEKNQTEGNTNRVVGTYGYMAPEYAIDGLFSIKSDVFSFGILLLEIISGKKNRGFYHPNHSLNLIGHAWKLWREGRPLELIDMCSDDPCTIPEMLRCIHVSLLCVQQHPEDRPNMSSVVMMLGSESILSEPKVPGFLIGKNSLDADSSSSNHQLSSTNEMSITLLEAR; this is encoded by the exons ATGGAGATGAATTCTTTTATGTTTCAGGTTACCATCTTACTTCTTTTATTCTCTTCTTGCACCAATGCAGCAGATAGCATTACTCAATCCCAGACAGTCAGTGAGGGCAGGACATTGGTTTCTGCAGGGGGAAGCTTTGAATTGGGTTTCTTCAGTCCAGGTACTTCCAACAACCGTTACTTGGGAATATGGTACAAGAATATCCCAGTTACAACTGTTGTTTGGGTAGCAAACCGAAGCAACCCAATCAAAGACTTGTCTGGTGTATTGATGATAAACAGCACAGGCAATCTTGTTATTCTTAGCCACAATACTAGTATTGTTTGGTACACGAATTCAACAAAACAGGCTTCAAATCCGGTAGTACAGCTTTTGGATACTGGGAATTTAGTACTAAGGGATGGGAATGATGGAAATTCAGGAAACTATTTGTGGCAAAGCTTTGATTATCCTTCTGATACATTGTTACCAGGAATGAAGCTTGGATGGGACTTAAAATCCGGTCTTGACCGGACTTTATCAGCATGGAAGAACTGGGATGATCCATCTCCTGGAGACTTTACCTGGGGAATAGAACTTCATGACAATCCTGAAGCAGTTATGTGGAAAGGCTCGGTGGAGTACTACAGCAGTGGCCCGTGGAATGGCCTTGGATTCAGTGGTGCACCAGATTTAAGGCCCAACCCCGTTTTTGAGTTCAATTTTGTCTCCAATGAGAACGAGGCTTACTATGAGTACCACCACATAGATAAATCAATAATCTCAAGAATGGTTATGAACCAAACCAACTATTCCCGTCAACGCTTTATTTGGGTTGAAGCAGATTCAACTTGGAGCCTGTATGCATCTGTGCCTAGAGACAACTGTGACAGCTACAACCTTTGTGGTGCCTATGGAAGTTGTATCATTGGTGATTCACCAATCTGTCAGTGTATGAAAGGATTCCTACCTAAATCACAAGAAACATGGAACCCAGAGAACTGGTCTCAAGGATGCATACGCAGGACTCAATTGAGTTgccaagataaagataaagatggGTTTCTTAAATTTGGTGGGCTCAAGTTGCCAGATGCTAGAAACTCTTGGGTGAGCAAAAATATGAGTCTTGAAGAATGCAGGATCAAATGCTTGAACAATTGCTCATGTATGGCTTATACAAATTCGGATATCAGAGGAGGAGGCAGTGGCTGTGCCATCTGGTATGGTGATCTAATTGATATTAGACAAATTTCAGATGGTGGGCAGGATCTATATGTTCGAATGCCTGCTTCGGAGTTAG GAGTAGCCAAAAAGGAGCTAAAGACAAGGGTTGTAGTGATAATTGCAGTTGCAATTGTCGCTGCCATAGTTTCTGGGATGTTCATAATTGCCTATCTCATTTGCAAAAGCAGGACAAAGTTCAAAG aaaaaatggAGAACAGTGTGATCATAGATCGGAGAATTGAAAGCCAAAAAGAAGAATTGGAGCTCCCATTCTTCGACCTAGCTACAATAGAAAAAGCCACTGACAATTTTTCAAGCAAATACAAGCTTGGGGAAGGTGGTTTTGGACCTGTTTACAAG GGTACACTAATAGATGGACAAGAGATTGCTGTAAAGAGGCTTTCACAGAGTTCGGGGCAGGGATTGAATGAATTCATAAATGAAGTACAATTGATTGCCAAACTTCAACATCGAAATCTTGTTAGGCTTCTTGGTTGTTGCATTGAAGCAGAGGAGAAAATGCTAATCTATGAATATATGGCCAACAAAAGTCTAGACTCCTTCATTTTTG ATCAAGCAAGAGGCAAAATTCTACCATGGTCTAGGCGGTTCCACATTATTAATGGCATTGCTAGGGGGCTTCTTTATCTTCATGAAGATTCCAGACTAAGGATTATACATAGAGATCTTAAAGCAAGTAATGTGTTACTTGATAGTGAGATGAATCCAAAAATATCAGATTTTGGCTTGGCTAGAACCTTTGAGAAAAATCAAACTGAAGGAAACACAAATAGAGTAGTTGGAACTTA TGGATACATGGCACCTGAGTATGCCATTGATGGACTTTTCTCAATAAAATCTGATGTTTTTAGCTTTGGGATATTATTGCTAGAGATAATAAGTGGAAAGAAGAATCGAGGGTTTTACCATCCAAACCATAGTCTTAATCTCATTGGACAT gcaTGGAAATTATGGAGAGAAGGTAGGCCTTTGGAACTAATTGATATGTGCTCTGACGACCCTTGCACTATACCGGAGATGTTGCGCTGCATCCATGTTAGTCTCTTATGTGTGCAACAGCATCCTGAGGATAGGCCTAACATGTCATCTGTGGTTATGATGTTAGGCAGCGAAAGTATACTATCTGAACCTAAAGTACCTGGTTTTCTTATAGGAAAAAATTCACTTGATGCAGATTCATCATCGAGCAACCATCAATTATCTTCAACCAATGAGATGTCTATTACACTACTAGAGGCTCGATAA